From the genome of Pukyongia salina, one region includes:
- the dnaK gene encoding molecular chaperone DnaK, producing MSKIIGIDLGTTNSCVSVMEGSEPTVIPNAEGKRTTPSVIAFVEDGEIKVGDPAKRQAVTNPTKTIASIKRFMGNKYSESKKEAERAAYKVVKGDNDTPRVDIDGRLYTPQELSAMILQKMKKTAEDYLGTDVSRAVITVPAYFNDSQRQATKEAGEIAGLKVERIINEPTAAALAYGLDKKSTDQKIVVFDFGGGTHDVSILELGDGVFEVLSTDGDTHLGGDDVDQKIINWLADEFEKEESMDLRKDPMALQRLKEAAEKAKIELSASTQTEINLPYITATSSGPKHLVKTLSRAKFEQLIDDLVKRTIAPCETALKAAGLSKSDIDEIILVGGSTRIPAVQEAVEKFFGKAPSKGVNPDEVVAVGAAIQGGVLTGDVKDVLLLDVTPLSLGIETMGSVMTKLIEANTTIPTKKSQIFSTAADNQPSVEIHVLQGERPMANDNKTIGRFHLDGIPPAPRGVPQIEVTFDIDANGIIKVSATDKATGKSQDIRIEASSGLTEEEIQKMKAEAEANAEADKAAKEKVDKINEADAMIFQTEKQLKEFGDKLSDDKKKPIEDALEELKKAYETKEVETIEPALEKINEAWKTASEELYKAQAETQQGAPAGDAGDTAQQNGSENADVEDVDFEEVK from the coding sequence ATGAGCAAAATAATTGGAATCGACTTAGGGACAACGAACTCGTGTGTTTCGGTAATGGAAGGAAGCGAGCCTACCGTAATCCCTAATGCCGAAGGAAAAAGAACAACTCCTTCTGTAATCGCATTTGTGGAGGATGGTGAGATCAAGGTTGGGGATCCTGCAAAACGTCAGGCCGTAACCAACCCTACCAAAACCATCGCTTCCATTAAGCGTTTCATGGGGAATAAATATTCAGAATCTAAGAAAGAAGCAGAACGCGCCGCTTATAAAGTGGTGAAAGGTGACAATGATACACCTCGTGTGGATATTGATGGCCGACTATACACGCCACAGGAACTTAGTGCGATGATCCTTCAGAAAATGAAGAAGACCGCCGAAGATTACCTGGGAACCGATGTATCTCGCGCCGTGATCACTGTTCCTGCTTATTTTAATGACAGTCAGAGACAAGCTACCAAAGAAGCCGGAGAAATTGCCGGTCTGAAGGTAGAGCGTATCATTAACGAGCCTACTGCGGCTGCGTTGGCATACGGACTGGATAAGAAAAGTACAGACCAGAAGATCGTAGTATTCGACTTTGGTGGTGGTACTCATGATGTATCTATCCTTGAATTGGGTGACGGTGTATTTGAAGTACTATCAACCGATGGAGATACTCACCTGGGTGGTGACGATGTGGACCAGAAGATCATCAACTGGCTGGCAGACGAATTTGAGAAAGAGGAGAGCATGGACCTTAGAAAGGACCCAATGGCGCTTCAACGACTTAAAGAAGCTGCCGAAAAGGCTAAGATCGAATTGTCTGCTTCTACGCAAACAGAGATCAACTTACCATATATAACTGCGACCAGTAGCGGACCTAAGCACCTTGTGAAAACACTAAGCCGTGCGAAGTTCGAGCAACTGATCGATGATCTGGTAAAGAGAACCATTGCTCCTTGTGAGACCGCGCTTAAAGCTGCCGGGTTATCGAAGAGCGATATAGACGAAATTATCCTAGTAGGAGGTTCTACTCGTATTCCTGCAGTTCAGGAAGCGGTGGAGAAGTTCTTCGGAAAGGCACCGAGTAAAGGTGTGAACCCAGATGAGGTAGTGGCTGTAGGAGCTGCGATCCAGGGTGGAGTATTGACCGGAGATGTAAAGGATGTATTGCTACTGGATGTGACTCCGCTTTCATTAGGTATTGAAACCATGGGAAGTGTGATGACCAAACTTATTGAGGCCAATACAACCATCCCTACCAAGAAATCGCAGATCTTTAGTACAGCGGCCGACAATCAGCCAAGTGTTGAGATCCACGTACTACAGGGTGAGCGCCCAATGGCGAACGATAACAAGACCATTGGTAGATTCCACCTGGATGGGATTCCACCAGCACCAAGAGGGGTACCTCAAATTGAAGTAACCTTCGATATAGATGCTAACGGTATCATTAAAGTAAGTGCAACCGATAAGGCTACAGGTAAGTCTCAGGATATTCGTATTGAGGCCAGCTCCGGACTAACAGAGGAAGAAATTCAGAAAATGAAAGCTGAAGCTGAAGCAAATGCAGAAGCAGATAAGGCTGCCAAGGAGAAAGTTGATAAGATCAACGAGGCGGATGCCATGATCTTCCAGACCGAGAAGCAACTGAAAGAGTTTGGCGATAAGCTAAGCGATGATAAGAAGAAGCCTATCGAGGATGCCCTGGAAGAGCTGAAGAAAGCATACGAAACCAAAGAGGTGGAGACGATCGAACCAGCATTGGAGAAGATCAACGAAGCCTGGAAGACTGCTTCGGAAGAGCTTTATAAGGCACAGGCCGAAACTCAGCAAGGCGCTCCAGCCGGAGATGCAGGAGATACTGCACAACAGAACGGTAGTGAGAATGCTGATGTAGAGGATGTAGACTTCGAAGAAGTGAAGTAA
- a CDS encoding L-serine ammonia-lyase: MESISVFDMLKIGVGPSSSHTLGPWRAAVRWIEALKKSGQFSQIESVHVNLYGSLSLTGKGHATDIAVMMGLLGTNPVTFPIEDIATEIEKINTKNTLLLNNEIPIPFFPKEHIKFNRKFLEFHPNGITFNAILKNGAKRSDTYYSIGGGFVVQKERVRKKIKMEKFSHFPFPIEKATELLAYCSEEKKSISEIVYENERSLRSEEEIKEGLKNIWDVMLDSMYTGCHTEGILPGGLNVRRRSYETHKNLIGATQYSNAYEWIDAIRNTEVKFRQILKWVSCFALAVNEVNASLGRVVTAPTNGSAGVIPAVLMYYLVIENHDGNHDDINRFLMVAGEVGSLFKKGATISAAMGGCQAEIGVSSSMAAAALTELMGGTPEQVLMAAEIAMEHHLGLTCDPIAGLVQIPCIERNAMGAIKAINACEMALDSDPAHAKIPLDKVIATMWATAQDMTSKYKETSEGGLAVQVNISDC; the protein is encoded by the coding sequence ATGGAAAGTATCAGTGTATTCGATATGCTAAAAATAGGCGTAGGACCCTCCAGTTCACACACTCTGGGACCCTGGCGCGCCGCTGTACGATGGATAGAAGCACTTAAAAAAAGCGGACAATTCTCACAGATAGAAAGCGTACACGTTAATCTTTATGGTTCCCTGTCGTTAACAGGTAAAGGCCACGCCACCGATATAGCTGTAATGATGGGATTACTGGGAACAAACCCTGTAACTTTTCCTATAGAGGATATCGCAACGGAAATTGAAAAGATCAATACCAAAAACACATTACTTCTCAATAATGAGATCCCAATTCCCTTTTTTCCGAAGGAACACATAAAATTCAATCGGAAGTTCCTCGAATTTCACCCAAATGGTATCACCTTCAACGCCATCCTGAAGAACGGCGCAAAAAGATCGGATACCTACTACTCCATCGGTGGAGGATTTGTGGTTCAAAAAGAAAGAGTGCGAAAGAAGATTAAGATGGAGAAATTCAGCCATTTTCCGTTTCCTATCGAAAAAGCGACAGAATTACTCGCTTACTGTTCCGAAGAAAAAAAATCGATTAGCGAGATCGTCTATGAAAATGAAAGATCTCTCCGTTCCGAAGAAGAAATAAAGGAAGGTCTTAAAAATATCTGGGATGTAATGCTGGATTCTATGTACACCGGCTGTCACACCGAAGGAATCTTACCAGGAGGCCTCAATGTGAGGCGAAGATCGTACGAAACACACAAGAACCTCATTGGCGCAACCCAATATTCTAATGCCTACGAATGGATCGATGCGATTAGAAATACCGAAGTTAAATTCAGACAGATCCTGAAATGGGTAAGTTGTTTTGCGCTAGCCGTGAACGAAGTGAACGCTTCCCTCGGGCGAGTTGTCACAGCGCCTACCAACGGGAGTGCGGGAGTGATCCCAGCCGTACTCATGTACTACCTGGTTATTGAAAACCACGACGGGAATCATGACGATATCAACAGATTCCTTATGGTTGCCGGCGAAGTTGGTAGTCTGTTTAAAAAAGGCGCCACAATATCGGCAGCAATGGGTGGTTGCCAAGCGGAAATAGGGGTATCTTCTTCTATGGCAGCGGCAGCACTAACAGAACTAATGGGAGGAACTCCAGAACAGGTTTTAATGGCAGCCGAGATCGCTATGGAACATCATCTGGGACTTACCTGCGACCCAATTGCCGGTTTAGTACAGATCCCTTGTATTGAACGTAACGCCATGGGAGCTATAAAGGCCATAAACGCCTGTGAAATGGCGCTGGATTCAGATCCTGCTCATGCGAAGATCCCTCTCGATAAAGTAATTGCGACTATGTGGGCTACCGCCCAGGATATGACATCCAAATACAAGGAAACCAGTGAAGGTGGCCTGGCTGTACAGGTGAATATTTCCGACTGCTAA
- a CDS encoding sulfatase-like hydrolase/transferase, giving the protein MSPNYIKFSSGVAGKLLFVSIGEQKLRDSGAKRRGVLEPVSKRESRFENTLEEASFLLLFLEGQKKEKNKDDSHYLTVNYSLLTIHHSPLTSNYFLLSSGMLSNLRKSILTFVNGPKEYPVLAGIAAGLYPLLNTYDANFNLINSWEQFAFHFGTFVLLPVLLFPLVLWSLKKIGLFPKLHKYALSVMNFCVFAGLIVIITEGSKKEFFLMVVLVAGLLGALLHKHLKKVIVLQFILAITVLFTLVPFLTRYINYDTAWMEQPDAIEEVTFQKQPNVYFIQPDGYVNFGNLSEAPYNYNNSDLESFLSEKNFKTYDHFRSNYPNTVTSNSSLLTMKHHYFSNPRKTGKTPSKYRSVITGDNAVVSIFNNNGYNTHLLLETPYLVLNRPKMAFDHCNIGYDEIPLLSRGFDLKKDLAADLEKILDDENSGKRFVFVEKIAPAHVQFRQAASLGMEKERELYLERLEEANEWLKEVVGLITAQDPEALIVIAADHGGYVGYEYGFQSRTRSNDKVLLNSVFSAVLAIRWPNGQAPEYDSKFRSSVNLFRILFSYLSEDSKYLEQLQNDGSYLEIYEGAPFGVYKVLDQQGEVVFEEIQ; this is encoded by the coding sequence TTGTCTCCTAACTATATAAAATTTAGTTCCGGCGTAGCCGGAAAACTTCTCTTCGTTAGTATAGGTGAACAAAAGCTCCGAGATTCAGGAGCGAAGCGACGCGGAGTTTTGGAACCGGTTTCAAAACGCGAAAGCCGTTTTGAAAATACCTTAGAAGAGGCCTCCTTTTTACTCCTTTTTTTGGAGGGGCAAAAAAAGGAAAAGAACAAAGATGATAGTCATTATCTTACTGTTAATTATTCACTACTCACCATTCACCATTCACCACTCACTTCTAACTACTTTTTACTATCTTCGGGCATGCTATCAAACCTCAGGAAAAGCATACTTACTTTTGTGAATGGCCCTAAGGAATACCCTGTACTCGCAGGCATCGCCGCGGGCCTGTATCCGCTACTCAATACCTACGACGCCAATTTCAACCTTATTAATTCCTGGGAACAGTTTGCATTTCATTTTGGTACTTTCGTGCTGCTGCCTGTACTACTATTTCCTCTTGTACTGTGGTCTCTAAAAAAGATCGGTTTATTTCCCAAATTGCATAAATATGCCCTTTCGGTGATGAATTTCTGCGTCTTTGCCGGGCTTATCGTGATCATTACAGAGGGGTCTAAAAAAGAATTCTTCCTCATGGTTGTGCTTGTTGCGGGCTTGCTAGGGGCTTTATTGCATAAACACCTTAAAAAGGTGATCGTACTGCAGTTCATATTGGCGATCACAGTATTATTCACTCTTGTTCCCTTTTTAACCCGTTATATAAATTACGATACCGCCTGGATGGAGCAACCCGATGCCATCGAAGAAGTGACATTTCAGAAACAACCAAATGTATACTTTATCCAACCGGACGGCTACGTGAATTTCGGCAATCTTTCGGAAGCACCGTACAACTACAATAACAGCGATCTCGAGTCATTCCTTTCAGAAAAAAATTTCAAGACCTATGATCACTTCCGAAGCAATTACCCCAATACGGTAACTTCCAACAGTTCGCTGCTAACAATGAAACATCATTATTTCAGCAATCCGCGGAAGACCGGAAAAACCCCTTCAAAATACCGATCGGTGATCACAGGAGATAATGCCGTTGTTTCCATTTTCAATAACAATGGGTACAACACACATTTGCTGCTGGAGACGCCCTACCTGGTGCTCAATCGACCAAAAATGGCATTCGATCATTGTAATATCGGTTATGATGAGATCCCATTATTATCGAGAGGCTTCGACCTAAAAAAGGACCTAGCTGCAGATCTTGAGAAAATACTAGATGATGAAAATTCGGGTAAGCGATTTGTTTTTGTGGAGAAGATCGCACCGGCGCATGTACAGTTCAGGCAGGCGGCCTCCCTGGGCATGGAAAAAGAGCGGGAGTTGTACTTGGAAAGACTGGAGGAAGCCAATGAATGGCTAAAAGAAGTGGTGGGGCTAATCACTGCCCAGGACCCGGAAGCGCTTATCGTTATTGCTGCCGATCACGGTGGCTATGTTGGTTATGAGTACGGTTTCCAGAGTAGAACACGTTCTAATGATAAGGTACTGCTTAATTCGGTGTTCAGTGCTGTGTTGGCGATCAGGTGGCCTAATGGGCAAGCCCCGGAATACGACTCCAAATTCCGTTCAAGCGTAAACCTATTCCGGATACTATTTAGCTACTTGAGTGAAGACTCAAAATACCTGGAGCAACTTCAAAACGATGGCAGCTACCTCGAGATCTATGAAGGAGCCCCTTTCGGGGTTTATAAAGTATTGGATCAACAAGGAGAAGTTGTTTTTGAGGAAATTCAATAA
- a CDS encoding GIY-YIG nuclease family protein, which produces MKVYFVYILKCSDGTFYTGYTNDLLKRLGEHTLGRCPDNYTYARRPLKLVFYSEFTNPSSAIDIEKQINNWSQAKKTALINGQYDKLPNLAKKRF; this is translated from the coding sequence ATGAAAGTTTATTTTGTTTACATATTGAAATGTTCCGATGGGACTTTCTATACCGGCTATACCAACGACCTGCTTAAGCGTCTTGGAGAACACACATTAGGGAGATGCCCGGATAATTATACTTATGCCAGAAGGCCATTAAAGCTTGTATTCTATTCAGAATTTACAAACCCCTCCTCGGCAATTGATATTGAGAAACAAATTAATAACTGGTCGCAAGCCAAAAAAACCGCTTTGATAAATGGCCAGTATGATAAACTTCCTAATCTCGCGAAAAAAAGATTCTAA
- a CDS encoding DNA polymerase III subunit alpha translates to MFINTHTYYSLRYGTLAIKELLQLAQDHGIKTLAVTDINTTSACLDIVRVAPEFGIRPVVGVDFRNSARQQFIMLARNNEGFLNINRYLSGFLHNDEIIPDRAEVLPHTYVIYPFGSYKGDKLLEHEYIGVRKEDLNRLKFSSLKKRPEKLLVLQTVTYNSKKGFNTHRLLRAIDNNTLLSKLPLSEQGNEYDQLCSEESLKEAFAEFPELIQNTENLLESCRIEFDFTKETPNNQNSYTNNEALDYKLLKKLTYEGLPYRYETPTDAILDRIKKELDIIKEKGFVSYFLINWKILKYARSKGYFYVGRGSGANSIVAYLLRITDVDPIELDLYFERFINLYRKNPPDFDIDFSWADRDDITEFMFRRFKNTALLTVYNTFKHKASIRELGKVFGLPKEELDKLSKGEYDFRRLDKLSQLVVMYSKRIQGFPNYLGIHAGGILISEKPIHYYTATFMPPKGFPTTQFDMVVAEDIGLYKFDILSQRGLAKIKDTVEIVKYNQPTLPPIDIHDIKRFKEDERIKYMLSNAKAIGCFYVESPAMRMLLKKLQVDNYLGLVAASSVIRPGVSQSGMMREYILRYRFPERRKEAHPVMMDIMPETYGVMVYQEDVIKVAHYFGGLTLGEADMLRRGMSGKFRSREEFLKVKDRFFDNCKASGKPDDLTSEIWRQIESFAGYAFAKGHSASYAVESYQSLFLKAYYPLEYMVATVNNGGGFYRPELYVHEARMHGARILAPCVNYSRAETVIQGKDIYLGFMFLHQLESRVIKKILEKRSKEGYFMSLDDFLDRIPISMEQISILIKIDAFRFTKRNKRELLWEAHMKINKTTFDENIQTLFKTEKISFKTPELPSTQLEEAFDEMELIGFPLSDPFKLLLAPSRSKMRAKHLPDYVGKIITIEGYLVTVKNTATSNGKRMHFGTFLDRDGDFIDTVHFPPVAAQYRFRGKGIYGITGKVMEEFDCITIEVTKMVRYPIIEDPRYADNDTRVRVHSKRYKNKA, encoded by the coding sequence ATGTTTATAAATACACATACATATTATAGTCTTCGATATGGCACTTTAGCCATCAAGGAACTGCTCCAACTGGCGCAGGATCACGGTATTAAAACCCTGGCTGTGACCGATATCAATACCACTTCAGCCTGCCTGGACATCGTGCGCGTGGCACCTGAATTCGGGATTCGTCCGGTGGTAGGTGTAGATTTCCGGAACAGTGCCCGGCAACAGTTCATTATGCTGGCAAGAAATAATGAAGGTTTTCTCAATATCAATCGGTACCTGTCGGGTTTCCTTCACAATGATGAAATTATTCCCGATCGCGCCGAAGTATTACCACATACCTATGTGATCTATCCCTTCGGAAGCTATAAAGGAGATAAGCTATTAGAACATGAATATATAGGGGTTCGGAAGGAGGATCTTAACCGACTCAAATTCTCATCCTTGAAAAAGCGGCCGGAGAAGCTGTTGGTATTACAAACTGTTACCTACAACAGCAAAAAGGGTTTTAATACTCACCGGTTGCTAAGAGCCATCGATAATAACACCCTGCTTAGTAAGCTACCTCTTTCGGAGCAAGGCAACGAATACGACCAGCTCTGCTCTGAAGAAAGCCTGAAGGAGGCCTTTGCCGAATTCCCCGAGCTGATACAAAACACAGAGAACCTGCTTGAGTCCTGCCGTATCGAATTCGATTTCACAAAAGAGACCCCCAACAATCAGAATTCGTATACCAACAACGAGGCCCTCGATTACAAGCTGCTGAAAAAACTCACCTACGAAGGCCTGCCTTATCGTTACGAAACCCCTACCGATGCAATCCTGGACCGCATAAAAAAAGAGCTGGATATCATCAAAGAGAAAGGCTTTGTATCCTATTTCCTCATCAACTGGAAGATATTGAAATATGCCCGTAGCAAAGGTTATTTCTACGTAGGTCGCGGTAGTGGTGCCAACAGCATTGTTGCCTACCTGCTGCGCATCACTGATGTAGACCCGATAGAGCTCGATCTGTATTTCGAGCGATTCATCAATCTCTATCGTAAGAATCCGCCCGATTTCGATATCGATTTCTCCTGGGCAGACCGGGATGATATTACCGAGTTCATGTTCAGAAGGTTCAAGAATACTGCCCTGCTAACAGTTTACAACACCTTTAAACACAAAGCTTCCATCCGCGAATTAGGAAAGGTTTTCGGACTTCCGAAGGAAGAACTGGACAAGCTCTCTAAAGGCGAATACGATTTCCGCAGGCTGGATAAACTTTCGCAACTGGTGGTGATGTACAGCAAACGCATACAGGGGTTCCCAAATTACCTGGGGATACATGCAGGTGGTATTCTTATTTCCGAAAAGCCCATCCACTATTATACCGCCACCTTCATGCCCCCAAAGGGATTCCCAACCACCCAGTTCGATATGGTGGTCGCCGAAGATATAGGCCTGTATAAGTTCGATATTTTAAGTCAGCGAGGCCTCGCAAAAATAAAGGATACGGTAGAGATCGTGAAATATAACCAACCCACCCTCCCGCCTATCGATATACACGACATTAAAAGATTTAAGGAAGACGAACGCATTAAGTATATGCTTAGCAATGCAAAAGCTATTGGCTGTTTTTACGTGGAGTCACCAGCCATGAGGATGCTACTTAAAAAACTCCAGGTAGACAACTACCTGGGGTTGGTGGCAGCCAGTTCGGTAATTCGGCCGGGGGTTTCCCAGTCGGGAATGATGCGGGAATACATCCTTCGGTATCGTTTTCCCGAAAGACGAAAAGAAGCCCACCCGGTAATGATGGATATCATGCCCGAAACCTACGGAGTGATGGTTTACCAGGAGGATGTGATCAAGGTAGCGCACTATTTTGGAGGGCTCACCCTGGGAGAAGCCGATATGCTTCGCAGGGGAATGTCCGGGAAGTTTCGCTCCCGGGAAGAGTTCCTTAAAGTGAAAGACCGCTTTTTCGATAATTGTAAGGCTTCCGGAAAACCAGACGATCTCACCAGCGAGATCTGGCGACAGATAGAGAGTTTTGCAGGCTATGCCTTTGCCAAGGGGCACTCGGCCTCCTATGCGGTGGAGAGTTACCAGAGCCTGTTCTTAAAAGCCTATTACCCCCTAGAATATATGGTCGCCACCGTAAATAATGGTGGTGGATTTTACAGACCCGAACTATACGTACACGAAGCCCGTATGCACGGCGCCAGGATCCTGGCACCCTGTGTGAATTACAGTCGGGCGGAAACGGTGATCCAGGGAAAGGACATCTACCTGGGATTTATGTTCCTCCATCAATTGGAAAGCAGAGTGATAAAAAAGATCCTCGAGAAAAGATCGAAAGAAGGTTATTTCATGAGCCTGGACGATTTTCTGGATAGGATCCCGATCTCTATGGAACAGATCTCAATTTTAATAAAGATCGATGCCTTTCGGTTTACAAAAAGAAACAAACGTGAACTTTTATGGGAAGCACATATGAAAATTAACAAGACAACATTCGACGAGAACATTCAAACTCTTTTCAAGACAGAAAAGATTAGTTTTAAAACCCCCGAACTCCCCAGTACACAACTGGAAGAAGCTTTTGATGAGATGGAACTTATAGGGTTTCCCCTGTCCGATCCGTTCAAACTGCTACTGGCTCCATCCCGGAGTAAGATGCGAGCAAAACACCTCCCGGACTACGTGGGAAAGATCATTACCATCGAGGGCTATCTGGTAACGGTGAAGAATACTGCTACCTCGAACGGGAAACGGATGCACTTCGGAACCTTCCTCGACAGAGACGGTGATTTTATAGACACCGTGCATTTTCCTCCGGTCGCAGCACAATACCGCTTTCGCGGAAAAGGCATCTATGGGATCACAGGAAAAGTGATGGAAGAATTCGACTGTATCACAATCGAGGTAACCAAGATGGTACGCTACCCCATTATCGAGGACCCGCGCTATGCAGATAACGACACCCGGGTAAGGGTGCACTCGAAACGGTATAAGAATAAGGCGTAA
- a CDS encoding phospholipase D-like domain-containing protein: MANFIKNSLMTACLQEILEDAKEEIILISPSIKLQPWVKELLSEKEQEQRVKITLVFGNDKDNISQSFSKEDFKFVSGFPNIEIRHEPRLRANYYANENKALLCSMLLHDIQPNNNTIEFGIQVNQSLMGGITGHTVDSESWNYFQNVIENSNLLYRRVPEFEDKMLGLSKKYIDSETEIDTLSKLLRVRIKK, translated from the coding sequence ATGGCAAACTTCATCAAGAATAGTTTAATGACGGCCTGTCTCCAGGAAATTCTGGAAGATGCCAAAGAGGAGATCATCCTTATCTCACCCTCGATCAAACTTCAACCCTGGGTAAAGGAATTACTCTCCGAGAAGGAGCAGGAACAGCGTGTGAAGATAACTTTGGTCTTCGGAAATGATAAAGACAATATTTCACAAAGTTTCAGTAAAGAGGATTTTAAATTTGTATCAGGATTTCCGAATATCGAAATTCGACATGAGCCAAGGCTACGTGCAAATTATTACGCGAACGAAAATAAAGCCTTACTATGTTCTATGCTGCTACATGATATTCAGCCTAATAATAATACCATAGAATTTGGTATCCAAGTAAACCAATCGCTCATGGGTGGTATCACCGGCCATACCGTGGATTCTGAATCCTGGAATTATTTTCAGAATGTGATCGAGAACAGCAACTTACTCTATAGGCGTGTGCCCGAATTTGAAGATAAGATGCTGGGGCTGTCCAAAAAATATATCGACTCTGAAACCGAGATCGATACCCTGAGCAAACTCTTACGTGTTCGGATAAAAAAATAA
- a CDS encoding phage tail protein, with product MKKTILITVFFLFISLGTYAQEGFIGEVRLFAGNFAPRGWAFCDGQLLAISTNTALFSILGTTYGGDGRTTFGLPDLRGRTAVGPRRGPGLDEVRLGQKFGGMPVSSNSGESSHTSASRTRTTPGIGLNYIICLSGVFPSRS from the coding sequence ATGAAAAAAACAATTCTTATCACCGTTTTCTTCCTGTTCATTTCCCTTGGAACTTATGCACAGGAGGGTTTTATTGGAGAAGTTCGGCTATTTGCCGGTAATTTTGCGCCACGCGGATGGGCATTTTGTGATGGGCAGCTCTTGGCTATCTCAACCAATACAGCACTATTTTCCATCCTGGGAACCACCTATGGAGGAGACGGCCGAACCACATTTGGATTACCCGACCTAAGGGGTAGAACTGCCGTAGGACCACGGCGCGGGCCTGGACTGGACGAAGTACGTTTAGGGCAAAAATTTGGAGGTATGCCTGTTTCAAGCAATAGTGGAGAATCCTCTCATACCTCGGCATCCCGAACCAGAACCACTCCGGGAATTGGGTTGAATTATATTATCTGTTTATCAGGAGTGTTTCCTTCGAGGAGTTAG
- the dinB gene encoding DNA polymerase IV: MINTRNIVHMDLDTFFVSCERLLDSRLEGKPVLIGGTSDRGVVASCSYEARAFGIHSAMPMRLAKQLCPEAIILRGNSGIYSKFSNAVTDVIKESVPIYEKTSVDEFYIDLSGMDKFFGCHKLASEIRKRIIKETGLPISFGLSINKTVSKIATGEAKPNNQLHIVQGHEKPFLSPLSVSKIPMVGKVTYRQLCDLGIKRIQTIQEMPVEMMSKVFGKNGRVIWKKANGIDNSPVVQYSERKSISTERTFDRDTTDVKKLESIIVAMAENLIYQLRRGNKLTACVTFKIRYSDFQTYTQQKRIPYSSADHKILPVVMELYKNLYQRRLLVRLVGVRFSHLVEGGQQIDLFEDNEKIINLYQAMDRMRERYGDRAVIKAAGMGAKSISRWNPFTGEPPPLLANRRQ; encoded by the coding sequence ATGATCAACACCCGCAACATAGTCCATATGGACCTCGACACTTTCTTCGTATCCTGTGAGCGCTTACTCGACAGCCGGCTGGAAGGGAAACCCGTACTTATTGGCGGAACCAGCGATCGCGGGGTAGTAGCCTCCTGTAGCTACGAAGCACGCGCGTTCGGGATCCACTCTGCCATGCCTATGCGCCTGGCAAAACAGCTCTGCCCCGAAGCTATCATACTAAGGGGGAATTCGGGTATTTACAGTAAGTTCTCCAATGCCGTGACCGATGTGATCAAAGAGAGTGTCCCTATCTACGAAAAGACTTCCGTAGACGAATTTTATATCGATCTCAGCGGGATGGATAAATTCTTCGGCTGCCATAAACTGGCTTCCGAGATCAGGAAACGCATCATCAAAGAAACCGGACTCCCCATCTCTTTTGGCCTTTCGATCAATAAAACGGTTTCCAAGATCGCAACCGGGGAAGCCAAACCCAACAACCAACTGCATATAGTTCAGGGACATGAAAAGCCATTCCTCTCCCCGCTTTCGGTGAGTAAGATCCCCATGGTTGGTAAGGTAACGTACCGTCAACTCTGCGACCTGGGTATTAAACGTATCCAAACCATACAGGAAATGCCCGTAGAAATGATGTCGAAAGTATTTGGGAAGAACGGCCGGGTGATATGGAAAAAAGCCAACGGTATTGATAATAGCCCGGTGGTACAATACAGTGAACGCAAATCTATTTCCACCGAACGTACCTTCGATCGCGATACCACCGATGTAAAAAAACTGGAAAGTATTATCGTTGCCATGGCCGAAAACCTGATCTACCAGCTACGCCGTGGCAACAAACTCACTGCCTGCGTGACCTTCAAGATCCGCTACTCCGACTTCCAGACATATACTCAGCAAAAGCGAATTCCCTACAGTTCGGCAGACCACAAGATACTTCCTGTAGTTATGGAACTATACAAAAACCTGTACCAGCGAAGGTTATTAGTACGCCTGGTAGGGGTTCGGTTTAGCCACCTGGTAGAAGGCGGCCAGCAGATCGACCTGTTCGAAGACAATGAAAAGATCATCAATCTGTACCAGGCAATGGACCGAATGCGCGAACGCTACGGCGACAGGGCCGTGATAAAAGCGGCAGGCATGGGCGCCAAAAGTATTAGCCGCTGGAATCCCTTTACCGGAGAGCCTCCTCCGCTACTGGCTAACAGAAGACAATAA